In Thioalkalivibrio sp. XN279, a single window of DNA contains:
- the rpmC gene encoding 50S ribosomal protein L29 encodes MEAKDLRGKTAIELNEELIKLRREQFNLRMQRATGQMARPDQFGKVRKDIARVKTVLGEKARAEVKDKA; translated from the coding sequence GCAAGACCGCGATCGAGCTGAACGAGGAGCTCATCAAGCTCCGCCGCGAGCAGTTCAACCTGCGCATGCAGCGGGCCACCGGCCAGATGGCCCGCCCGGACCAGTTCGGCAAGGTGCGCAAGGACATCGCGCGTGTGAAGACGGTGCTCGGCGAGAAGGCCCGGGCCGAAGTAAAGGATAAGGCGTGA